The nucleotide sequence taaaaacagtttgactttattttatattatgttacCAGAacagcttatacataagcacttatatgattaGTTAAGTTGATTTCATAACTGGGCCCAAGTTTAGGAATTTGGAGGGAAAGGGAATCAAAAGAGAATGAAGGGAAAGAAAATATGAGAGGTTAAGACAGGGTTTAAGAAGGGTTACATGATAATTCCTTAATTCTCCTCCATTCCATGTGAAAGGATCATGAACAAGGGAGAGCTTTACTTAAAACCTTTCACTTCCCTCCCTTTTCTTCCATTCACCTCCATCAAAAATATATAGTAAGAAATGGTACATTAAATATCACTATTTACCTCCTCTGGAAAGAAAGATCCCCGAGCTTTCTTTATATTCTCAGCCCTGCCGAACAAAAATGCAGTATTGCGTGATTAAGACTGTTTAGTTTAATCAACGGCTTATAATGCTCCTAagtaacataaaataaatgtcacATCTATGAGATGAGGTGTAATATTCAACAGTATTGCTAAATTTCAGCAAAAAATTAGAGATCAACTGACAAGCCATAACATGTACAAAAAAACTTAGGTCTACTTGCTTAAACTTTAAGGTCTCTGACTTATTTAACTGGCCACAATAAGAGTCACTGATACATTTATCGCTCCAAATCTAatgattaaaattttagaataaaatttactttcctATGGTAAAACTCTGTATAATGTTCAGTGTGATTTCGGTACATGATAGAGGTTTATAGTTCATCGACATTCCAGGTCCGTTCTCGTCTGTTATAGCCGTGTTAAGAGATGAAAGTCATTCTTCGAACCTTTACCTTCCCTAACAGCTTAAGCTTTTAGGTAAATTGTATATTCGTCGATTTCTAATAAAACATGTTGCCTCTTAGATATCATTATATGGTATTCTctgtaataaaaaaactatatctCAGCACCTTAATTTATGCTAGTAATAATCACTGTCACTAACGAATATTACTACACTCACATGTCACCTCCTTCGCAATAGCCGCTTATAATGTATATATAGTCCTCCTACAAATCATGAAAACAGCATAAATATTAAGTAGtcttaaatattgaaataagtCTATACATCTTAAGAAATACAAACTTTATTATAATCTCAAAGATTCTGTCCTAACCTTCTCCACCCAAGCATCTTTGTACTCCACAATATAAGGATAATTTAGTTGTGCGATCAGGTCCAGCTTCAACAGAATGAGAGACAATATAATCATTTTTATGTAAGAACTAAGAAGATAAATAAACCATTTCAAAACCATGAAGAGGACAAACATTTAACAATGAAGTTAGaatattatcatatatttataaaaattctagCTTCAGTTCATGTGATATTTGTCTCAATTAAAAATGCTATATAACATGGTGCTCGGATGGTAACCTGGTATTTTGTTAGAAAGAATACGGAAAATCTCCATTGATTAGAGAACAACAATGCAGAACTTCAATGATAACAAACTCCTTGTTTTAAGGCACCAATTCTCTCACAACTCACTTTCTACCTCTCATTAGTCCTTACCAACCCCTGTTGTAAGAAAACATGCCTTATTCTCAAATTATCCCAAACCCTAATTAACCAACTAACTATGGGACAGTGGCGTTAATCATTCACCTTATCCTCGAGGTGATCAGTTTGTAGTgacaaaaattatattcaagatcggatttttatagattataatAAGTTTGTACTTCTTTAGATGCTTGTAGTTGCGAAGAAAAGGGTCCCTGGCTTAGAGATTATCCTCAAGGCGAACCAGTTTGTAGTTGCAAAAGTTATATTCAACACTTTTTGCACCAAAGACTCGGTGCTGTTTGACTCTTGCATCCATCAATAGCCTCCTTCGGGCCACCTCCGCTACCCGTTGACTCAGTTCTTGAAACCCTCTTTCAATTGCTTCAATTCTTTATTCACCCTTTGTTTCACCGTCAATCTACACCACAAACGAGGGCTCTCATACTAGGGATAGAATCCGTGTAGTTTATTAGAAGGAGTACAGAATATCATCCTTGATTACGGAGAAACAGTGCAGAACTTTGAGGGTCTGCAACCTCCCTATGGCTCTAATTCTCTCACTAATCACTCTCCAGTCGCTGCTCTCCGGCTCAACCCCtctttgtatttttatagaCAACATGTCTTATTTCTCTAAGCcacttgtgtaaaaaacaaggcaaggctgcgtacaatacaccaaatgatGGGGCCCCTTCCGGCACCCTGCGTacgcgggagctttagtgcaccgggctgCCCTTTTACATGTCTTATATCTCTAATTTTCTCAACCCCGAAGTAACTAAGGGATTGCCTACCATGCTGAAAGCATTTAATAAGCATAATACaatttacaaaacaaaaacccTGATGTAGAAATTTCATCCTATGAAGCATAGACGCTCCTTGGATTAGGCATGTCCCAATGTCAAATAAGCCCGACATGACACCGAAACAAATGATTAAAATGAATCATGTcactttctcaaattattatcagtgtcgACATATCAGTGTTTGTGTCTGTGTTTGTATCTGAGCTTCATAGGTTTCATCATTacttcaaaagaaataaaattaaagtcaaTGATATTTTTCTAGTCATTGTTTCTGTACAGAAGTAGTGTTGCTTCTGGAACTAACTCATACAGATGACTGATATATGTATAGCCTCTGTACCTCCGACACTTCGATGGAAGCAAGTCTGACACTGATATTAcgttcaattaattcattttttcaaataatccaCTTGGGTTGACCTGGTGGTGTAGGCTTGGATCTTGGAGTGTGCTTTTCTCAAGATCTCAGGCTCAATTCTCTGTGGtaccaatttcggtgggctagtccatacagagctttaCGCTGGCTTTAAATAAGGCTCCCTCAAGTGGACGGTGGTATTGgacccctcggattagtcggtcattaccaagtttttaaaattaaaatcattttttcaaatttccaCCGGTGTCAACGTGTCAGTGCCGTATCCGTGTAAGCGTAAGTGGTTCGGTTCATAGCGTATAGCAGGAGTAATGATATATCTATACTACATGTCTATAAATCATCATGGACTCATGGAAGAGAAATAAAGACACTAACAAGTACAAGCTAGTCAGATTAAGCAAATTCAATTCACCTATGACTCAACATATTAGGAAAGAAACAGATCAACTATTAGGAAAATTAAGATGTACAtctattatttataataaaacaaataaataattgtatGGTTGACACTGAATATATGCAATAAGTGGAAGAATTTGTTACACCAACCAACCTCTTGGTATGCTGTCAATTTGGACTTCTCTGTATGCTTGGCCAATCTAATCTTCTTCAACACATACCTACCATGAATGAAATCATCATAATAagtaataaataacaaaaatttgaaaaccaaaaacataattgaaTTAGCATAGTTTTCAATCTCAAACAAAGCTTAAAATTtcctctctcaaaaaaattgaaaactgaaaactgattcaccaacaattcaacacaaaaagattgaaaattttcatcTGGGGTTGAccaattttgaacaaaaaattcGATCTTGAAGTTGAAACAGTTCATATGATGCATGGTTTAACATAAccgttaccaaaaaaaaaaaaaaaacagacagacagaaaaaaagaacaaaacattTTTGTTACCTCTTTCTTTCAGTTTTGTGAAGAACAAGAAAAGTTGCACCTAAAGCACCTCTACCAAGTTTCTCTATCACTTCATAATTTTCCATCTTCTGAAGAAGACAGAACAGTGAAAAACAGTAGCTAACAGATCCTGAATTGTTACAAAATCTAGATGAGTGAAATAtttggatatttattttatacCAAAGTATAATATAAGTTTATGAAATAAATGTGAGTGTGAATGAATTAGAATTCATGGTATTAGTATGTTACCAAACTCTTGTAATTAAGGACAAAAAATAGATGCAGTTTGTAAGAGAATTAATTAGGAGAGTGTGACTTTGGTGAATAATGAATGAGACTTGAAGGGTTTCACGTTTGACATGAGGAATGAGTAAAGCCacattttaaatttagtttatctagaaaagagaaagaaagagaatgaagGGTATGAAAGTCAAGTAAAGCTAATATGGGACCAACATCATGTTGCTTTCATTTGGCCACCACTAACCaatcaaccaaaaaataaaatttgcgaTAATCACTCTCAAAGATAATTCTTTAAAGCATAAGTATATACTCTCTTCATAGTAGTGTCACTTTAACCTATGCCCGTACGACAGTAGTTAAGCAgataaaaatggaaagaaaaaataaaatcaacattaaaAGCAGCATTTTTTCGAgtttcaaaaagtaaaatacacaatttttaaaaaaatattttttttataatttcttaatcaatGCTCCGAGGCACTGgtcaacattttcctttttttaaatacaaaaatgtGATGAGTTTGATTTTGGCAACTCACATATGCCACATAAAACTTTAAGTAACTATTCAACTTAAGATCTTACCGATGAGTTAACTAACAAATGTCATGTTAAAAATAAGGTATGATAATAAGTGTTATTATGATACGTTAAGGAAAACCAAAAGCCAAGGTCGTCTTAAGGGTAAGGCGACCAAAGCCCTCGTTTTAGGCccctaacaaaaaattatttttcattacatTTTACGAGACAAAAAGCCTCGTCTTAAGGGTAAGatgatgaaagtaatattaattagagttttttttttttaaaaaaaagtaattaatattgtattgaaaagcaAAATAGATCAATTAATTTAGAACAATTTCTTTTGCAAAAggagagagtttttttttaagcaaaagagGAAAGCAGCTAGCTCTCACTCCCAAAACATATTAACCAAAAAAGATTGATACAAAAAGAAGAAGGGGGGCTATACCAAAACCTTCTCAAGAGTGATTAAACCTAAAATTAGGCCACCCAAGCCTATTTTTAACATAATCACTTCTGATTTGTATAGGCAAAGAGTAGTAATATACAAATGTGTTAAgagttaattttatattagcaaAAGAATCTGCAAAAGCATTGCCTTTCCTATAAATATGAGATTTGAGGCAGTTGGACCACATGTTCCTTAGTTGCCAAGGAACAATGTCTTGGTTACTAAAAGCTTGGACAACCTGTTTTGAATCAGTAAGGAGAGAGTAGTGCTCAATTGGAGACAACAATTTTTAGactttcaaaagtttttttcttgAGGAAAAAATCTTAAACTTTCAAAAGTTGAATTTACTATTTTTCATTGTTCCCAGcacaatatttctattttaatttgtttaatgtttAAAGACACTTTTAgtattttcctaaaaaatattaatgaatgaaaaatgtatttataagcttattttatttttgtcaaagaaaaactTAATATTCTTAACCAAATAGTACAATTTTTCTCATAATAAACCTTTGTTAAATAAttgtacctaaaaaaaaaaaacctttgttAAATAACACTCTTCCTTCACAAATAACACTCTAATACAAAGTTGACTTTAGAACacttaaatatatgtttttatttttaattgttttattatttttccctATGTAACAAAAAACTATTATTGGGTAAATTTTACGGTGCACCATTTTGAATTGATTCATCCGTTGGTGTGAATCCACTAAgaataaattcattaaaaaaatactgaaAGTGGATACTTTGTTTGAAGATCGATTCATAGAGTAATATAAATTCATTGGCACCTTtcgaacaaaacaaaaagaataaatccATTTGCACGTTGCATGTTAGTTTTGTaagctattttaattttttctcacttggaattcatataaaaaacatttcatttttaaatagaaaacatTGATGTTTTGTCCCTATCATCATCAGTGAAAATCTTTCAAAGAAAATACAAGTTATGTGGGATCCAATTTTCCATAGGGTGCTTCTTTTCTTGTACTAAGGTAACGTTATCTTTATGGCGTTGAATTGTATTGGGTTGTTGAAGAAGGGATTGTCAATATATTATTAAGGGTTAATACCtctttttgtccctgtaatattagcgaattttagttttagtccatgtaaaaaaaagatttagattttgtctctgtaatttcatattcttccacttttggtcccttattccaccacgtcagcagaatctgcatacatggcacgtaaatgagggaccaaaagtggagaaatttgaaattacagggacgaaaagtgggaggaatctgaaattacagggacgtaatttatgcagattctgctgacgtgatgaaagaagggaccaaaagtgaaagaatataaaattacagggactaaaaccggaattcgctaatattacagagatgaaaagaggtatttaccctaTTATTAATTGGTATTCCAAGAATCTTTTAAATATGTATCAAAAGTCCAATTCTGAAATAGTGAAATACAATTTCATAATTTCCATGGGACTAGATTAGGTCACACGAGAGGATAAGTTACTGAACTAGGATAAAAATAGTGTCATCTTTTTCATccttatttttacattttaatgTATATTGTTTAGAGCTCTTGCAATGAATAAAAGATTATAgattgttttaataaaaaaaatagattgaaaattgaattagtCCCTGCCTGATTAAATTGATCTAAGGCCATTGtacattaatttaacaaaattcaAGCTAGTATAGAGTTTAATCAATTCAATCCTTATGTGAAAATGTGAAGCTTCAGTCTTTTTAGTGGTTGAAGTTGTAATATGTTACTTTCGATTTTGATTATCAATTGTAGAGGCGGAACCCTTTACATTGCTTAAATACAATTGTTTAGCTTGTTTCTTTCCTTTTGGTGCTTCTTTGCCTTTGTGGCTTTGTACGGTGTATCTTGAACTTTGATCTTATCTAGGCTTTTTAGCACTCCTTGTGCTAAAGCGTCTGGTTGtggtttttttaatattattttgacattttcaaaagaaaaaaaaaaatcaattctatagaatttcttcataaaatttctAAGAACTTTACATTTTGGGGAAAACGTTGAATTATATTCAAGTCCaggtcactttttttttttttgacgaaaaATCTAGGTCACTTGAATAAtactctaaaaataaatttgacttttGAATACTTAAATAGGGTTATATTcaagatatttttgttgtgattttctctatgtaatcaaaataattattattcgGTATATTTTACATTTGCTTACTTTGAAGTAGAAGCATGTGGTCTTCCTCCTCATCCTACCAAATGATATGATCTAATTGATATCAATTTGGatagaaaaaaagtttaaaaaaaaaagaaaaaaaaaaaaaggaaacatcTATTGTTGCCGATAACTTACGTGAGGTTGAAGCAGACAAATAGCCGATAACTTCTACTTTTGAAAGGAGACATCTCTAAAATCACTTTTCAAAGTTATGAACAGTGAAATCAATCTTGTATCTGTTTGGGTTGGCAGTAGAAAAGCCAAACACACGTTTCAAGGAGCTACTTTCGTGGAAAAATAGAAGCTTACTTTCCTAGCTTTTGCTGCAACGTGGTTTCCTACCGGcgttttgaaaaatttaagccATTCCAAACACACACCTTAACTATtacaaaaaaatcatattgaattaaattaaaatatttatctagtttgaaaatttaagtctatttatatcatttcattttcaagaATAATTGTATTCCTATCTTCTTCTCTtcaatccaaacaaacaaaaaataatgggAAAAGAAGACCTTAACTACTATAGCcatcatctctctctcttttcaccTTTTTCTATCTTCTTGTTAGTTATATCAAACATAGCATATAATAAGGGTGGGAAAACGAAAATACACGGTATATACACATGTTATGCCTTTTCACAAGTCACGGCAGCAGTCAGGAAAGAACAATACAAGAGTCAAAGGGAATGTTGCCGCCAAGATGAAATGACATTCAAGCTCTTGTAACTATACTTTGCAGAAAATAGAAAAAGTACAAATTGATCTATGACTCTGTTAATAACTCAAAATAGTCTCTTTCTTTATCAAACATTtcttaaattgtattttatttgataCGTTAATATGAGAAACATTTGACAAAGACGGAAACTattttgagttattaatagAATCATGGACCAAGTTGagaattttatataaaaatagagATCAATTTGATGATTTACTCGTAAATCAATAGTACTTTGTAGTTTTGTTAATGTTTTGCAGTTTTGGTACTTTAAGCTTTAGAGGTTTAAAGTGTCGGTTTCCTtgaattttattagtattttttgcaAATATCTTTTATGTTTTACTTAAGACTTGtgacttttatttcaaataaggaatacttcatgaattttgagtaatgtttaaggtattttagtaatttttttaacagtatagtattttaatattaaatatattaatgtcCGTGTCACCGAAATAGCTCCCGCTACACGCCCACACCCTGCACCACGTCAATTTTTGGGGTGGCTGCACCGCGCCGCATTTCCGCTTTGACAACGGAGCTTTGTACTACTACTTTACTAAATATATCAATGATCTAGCTCGGGTTGCGATACTAATTTGCTTGTACGCAATAGTTAAAGCCTCTAATGCTACTCTTGATtctagtattaaaaaaaatatgtagtggtctaaaatataagaaaaatttacctaatattatttcatttggtgttgttattattaacgCACCCttcaataaaataagttttttaaaaaaattaaaattgatgttgttattATTCAAGTATCCTTCAATAAAATaagtttctaaaaaaattaaataaaaaatggtagAACGTTGGCAACTTAAATTGCTAAAAGATAACACAGGCTACAAATTTGTACGATGGTTCCTCGTCTTGAACTACAAGTTAAATTAACTTGTATACGAAAATAACCCCATTGTTCAGCCTTAAAAAGAGTTAAGAATTCCAACTAACAATAGTGAGGTGACATTCACCATAACAGAAACAGACTATACCGAAAGGCAAATTGGTTACTTTCGCCTAGGCTTTTTTGCGGATCTTCGGCTTTCCATCTTTTTCTGCGTAGCTTCAAATTCCTCTTCAGAGGGTTCTGGCACATGGCTTCCACCATATTTTGATATTAGAGACGAGAACATAGAATCAAACCGGTCTTTCCTCTCATCTCGTCGTTTTGATATGATAGCATACAAATCTGTTTTTGGCTCCTTACTTGATCTGTAGAAGATTTAAACACGTGATTATTTATACCTACATTAAAGTGTCAATAACAAAGCCAAACTCTACTTGATAAACTTACTTTTGCTTCCTTCGTAAAGGACTAGTTGGCGGCTTGGTTTCTGATATTTTCTTTGCCCATTTCTTGTACGCTTTCTTTTCCTTTAGTTCTCCTGCAGATATAGGAAAACAAGCATCAAGAAAACCATCAAACAAAAGTGAAATATTTGCGTATCTATTAATATGCagaataatattaatatgcTAAAAGTAATCTGCTTCCATTTTCTTTTGAACTTGGTGATCTATTTGCATTTGAAAAATCAATATCTCTTTTATATTAGTGACAGCTAGATCTAGAGAAAGCGTCTAATTTAAGTTTGCACCAACAAAAGTTAGAAATATTCTTACCAGAAGCTATAGCCTCATCAATAATATCCTTGAATCGGTGCGAGTCGAGTTTAGGATCCGAACAAAGCATTGAACAAAATAACCTGCAAAGGGAATATCAAATTCAAAACTGGAATCCCTAACAAAAAGCTGGTTTTACTCATCAAAATGCTTTATTACCTGTTCATATTACCCTTGCATTCCTTGTAAAGTctaattaaatcatttttctcaGAGTCAGATCCCCTATAGTTTGCTTCAAACTCCTCAATATCAGCTTCAGTGACCTATTAGCACGAATTACAAAGTTAAACAAACCGAGAACAAGCGTATACAAGGCACTGggaataaaaaaagataagataCATAAACAAGTACCTTCTTGTACAATGTTCTGAAATATTCTTGAAGATCCTGAACTACATCTCCTGCAAGGTCCTGGTTTTCAGAAATAAATACGCAAGTTACTGAGCTTTCTAATGTACAGAAAAATTTTCGTAATGAAAACAGTTTCCTTAACTACAGTTACCAGAGCAAAAAGATCTAAACattgaaaattagaaaataagttttatagaAATACGAAGCAAGAATGAGAAAGTTTTAGTCTAATCTACATTTCAATCAATTTCTACATTCCAACATTTTCTTCTATTCTTGGATAGCCAGAAAAACTAACAAAAGCAACACCATGGAACCACAAAAATGACCCTCCATAGGATCAGCACCTACCAAGGCCCTTTCACAGCCAACCAACTCAACCGATAACATACACTACTGTCTGGTGTTTGCTTCCTTTTCCCTACCTTGcctttgatataaaaaaaaaataaaaaaaataaaaaaaaactgacaaTTTGCTtaacaagtttatttttctttccagTTTTAATTGTCATGATCGGatacatgatttgttaaaaatcaataaattt is from Medicago truncatula cultivar Jemalong A17 chromosome 1, MtrunA17r5.0-ANR, whole genome shotgun sequence and encodes:
- the LOC25483364 gene encoding chaperone protein dnaJ 6; translated protein: MGKKSKKKRSRVSVSDNEDEEMKSDNNDGSSSDQNPNSLYQVLGVEKTATKQEIKKAYHKLALRLHPDKNPGDEEAKAKFQQLQNVISILGDEEKRALYDETGCVDHADLAGDVVQDLQEYFRTLYKKVTEADIEEFEANYRGSDSEKNDLIRLYKECKGNMNRLFCSMLCSDPKLDSHRFKDIIDEAIASGELKEKKAYKKWAKKISETKPPTSPLRRKQKSSKEPKTDLYAIISKRRDERKDRFDSMFSSLISKYGGSHVPEPSEEEFEATQKKMESRRSAKKPRRK